One segment of Solanum lycopersicum chromosome 1, SLM_r2.1 DNA contains the following:
- the LOC101261851 gene encoding uncharacterized protein, with protein MECNKDDALRAKEIAESKFLDKDFLGAKRFALKAQSLNPGLEGISQMLATLGVHIAAENKVNGEGNFYGILGVSPKADDEAIRKQYRKLALMLHPDKNKSIGAEAAFKHVSEAWSLLSDKNKKTVYDNRNASVLQQRVRAENVDSSQQSKQNGFHKFAKNAASRARPPKSSTSKKSSSSGTKDRGTFWTVCYRCKMQYEYMRMYLNHNLLCPNCHEAFFAVETTAPSNGSKKSTEWDYSQQQENTYHQGMRKGAPVTGRNSSSAPNFVSSVVNNTTSPDHNNFQWSPFSQTAGHASAAQAANMVQQAYQKVKRERQEAQTATKREEALKRKNHSSKRPSAALSAGQFNAFKRKKGINDPSTSRLRHSWESDGGSTASPADVGRGNGERVKLNVVNQLGNEREASYNDVKHLLMEKAKKEILKNLSKRGSATSTTSISSRGVILTKEAKERKNEEYHVSEFDVREDHDAAREQFITETKVFANRSSSETFDNYLDNESAGCMLIDVTESDFHNFDSDRTESCFGPNQVWAAYDDSDGMPRYYALILEVVSLNPFKVRVSWLNSNNSGTCSLNSVNSGAPKTCGDFRRGRHEIRTSINCFSHKVRWTKGLGDTIQIFPRKGQIWALYRNWSSEWNEFTGDDVVQKYDLIEVLEDFNEEVVVVTPLVKVAGFKSVFHKHLNPEEIRKIPKEEIFRFSHEISSFLLTGNEAPNAPKGLRELDPAAMPGKLLEVIQDVEEIECMDSKGSREGNAIGGTKARSSSLMEETYISMEDKEVVILDS; from the coding sequence ATGGAGTGCAATAAAGATGATGCTTTAAGGGCTAAAGAAATTGCAGAGAGTAAATTCTTGGATAAGGATTTTTTGGGCGCAAAAAGGTTTGCTTTAAAGGCCCAGAGTCTGAATCCTGGACTTGAAGGTATTAGTCAAATGTTGGCAACACTTGGTGTTCATATTGCTGCTGAGAACAAAGTTAATGGTGAAGGAAATTTTTATGGAATCCTTGGTGTTAGTCCAAAAGCTGATGATGAGGCTATAAGGAAACAGTATAGGAAACTGGCCCTCATGCTTCATCCTGATAAGAACAAGTCCATAGGGGCCGAAGCTGCGTTTAAGCATGTTTCAGAAGCATGGAGCTTGTTGTCtgataaaaacaagaaaacagTGTATGACAATAGAAATGCGAGTGTCTTGCAGCAGAGAGTCCGGGCTGAAAATGTGGATTCTTCTCAACAATCTAAACAGAATGGTTTTCACAAATTTGCAAAGAATGCTGCTTCACGAGCAAGGCCTCCAAAGAGTAGTACCAGTAAAAAGAGTTCTTCATCAGGAACAAAGGACCGTGGTACCTTTTGGACTGTTTGCTATCGGTGCAAGATGCAGTATGAGTACATGCGGATGTACCTTAACCATAATCTTCTGTGTCCCAATTGTCACGAGGCCTTCTTTGCTGTTGAAACAACAGCACCATCCAATGGCTCGAAGAAGTCTACTGAGTGGGATTATTCTCAACAGCAAGAAAACACATACCACCAGGGAATGAGAAAGGGTGCACCAGTTACAGGAAGAAACAGTTCAAGCGCTCCAAATTTTGTGTCGTCTGTGGTCAATAACACTACGTCACCTGATCACAATAACTTCCAGTGGAGCCCATTTTCCCAAACCGCTGGGCATGCATCTGCTGCACAAGCAGCTAATATGGTACAGCAAGCGTATCAGAAAGTAAAACGAGAGCGTCAAGAAGCCCAGACAGCAACGAAAAGAGAGGAAGcattgaaaaggaaaaatcattCGTCCAAACGACCAAGTGCAGCTTTATCAGCTGGACAGTTTAATGCTTTCAAGAGGAAAAAAGGCATAAATGACCCCAGTACAAGTAGGCTTAGGCATAGCTGGGAATCTGATGGAGGCAGCACAGCAAGTCCAGCTGATGTTGGACGGGGTAATGGAGAAAGGGTTAAGTTGAATGTCGTTAACCAGCTGGGTAATGAAAGGGAGGCATCCTACAATGATGTCAAGCATTTGCTGATGGAGAAGGCCAAGAAGGAAATATTGAAAAACCTAAGCAAACGGGGCTCAGCTACTTCAACAACATCTATTTCTTCAAGGGGGGTAATTTTAACCAAGGAAGCCAAGgagagaaaaaatgaagaatatcaTGTATCTGAATTTGATGTCAGAGAAGATCATGATGCAGCTCGTGAACAATTTATAACTGAAACCAAAGTCTTTGCAAATAGGTCTAGTTCTGAAACTTTTGACAATTATTTAGATAATGAATCTGCTGGGTGTATGCTGATAGATGTTACTGAGTCAGATTTCCACAATTTTGATAGTGATCGAACAGAGAGTTGTTTTGGACCTAACCAGGTCTGGGCTGCATATGATGACAGTGATGGGATGCCTCGATATTATGCCCTGATTCTCGAGGTGGTTTCTCTAAATCCTTTCAAGGTCAGAGTTAGTTGGttaaattcaaataatagtGGAACGTGTTCACTAAACTCTGTCAATTCCGGTGCTCCTAAAACGTGTGGAGATTTCAGAAGAGGCAGGCATGAAATTAGAACCTCCATTAATTGCTTCTCACACAAGGTCAGATGGACAAAAGGTCTTGGTGATACAATTCAAATATTTCCTAGAAAGGGGCAAATCTGGGCTTTATATAGAAACTGGTCTTCAGAATGGAATGAGTTCACAGGGGATGATGTAGTACAGAAATATGATTTGATTGAAGTACTTGAAGATTTTAATGAGGAAGTTGTGGTAGTTACTCCTCTCGTCAAAGTTGCTGGTTTCAAATCGGTGTTCCACAAGCATTTGAACCCCGAGGAAATAAGAAAAATTCCGAAGGAAGAAATTTTTCGATTTTCTCATGAGATATCATCGTTCCTGCTTACTGGAAATGAAGCCCCAAATGCTCCCAAGGGTTTGCGAGAGTTGGATCCAGCAGCTATGCCTGGAAAGCTTCTTGAAGTAATACAAGATGTAGAAGAAATTGAATGCATGGATTCCAAAGGAAGCAGGGAAGGAAATGCAATTGGTGGTACAAAAGCAAGGAGTAGCAGTTTGATGGAAGAAACTTACATATCCATGGAAGATAAGGAAGTTGTAATATTAGATTCCTGA